In one Grus americana isolate bGruAme1 chromosome 1, bGruAme1.mat, whole genome shotgun sequence genomic region, the following are encoded:
- the LOC129200959 gene encoding OX-2 membrane glycoprotein-like isoform X1, with protein sequence MPEVRRDKQRPGVTRAGRQKQKKVKQIFLSKMTLRALILCLACAGFGKANVVPQAKQRNVTVGHNVTLSCTLTEPQDVLQVTWQKNSGKSHYDNIATYSIAKGLKIHEPYQDRMNFTSLVLNETSITFWDTRMEDSGCYTCLFNVFPLGSFSGRTCLNVFGLNASVHYKISEGHLIAICNAVGLPEPTVTWSNLFNSTPKQETVKHINGMVSITSKLEIYNTQNIASQDLTCRISNANEKIELPVKMKGEEGSSWLWLVIIVVILVVIIVLILIMLRWRKTICRRG encoded by the exons GTGAAGcagattttcctttccaaaatgaCTCTCCGAGCTCTGATTTTGTGTCTGGCTTGTGCTGGGTTTGGAAAGGCAAATG TGGTTCCGCAGGCTAAACAGAGAAATGTGACGGTAGGCCACAATGTGACTCTCAGCTGTACCCTGACAGAACCCCAGGATGTTCTGCAAGTGACATGGCAAAAGAACTCTGGAAAATCACACTATGATAATATAGCTACGTACAGTATCGCAAAAGGATTAAAGATTCATGAGCCCTATCAAGACCGAATGAATTTCACAAGTCTGGTACTCAATGAGACAAGCATCACTTTCTGGGACACTAGAATGGAAGATTCAGGTTGCTACACGTGCCTCTTCAATGTTTTCCCTTTGGGCTCCTTCTCAGGACGTACCTGTCTGAACGTCTTTG GTCTCAATGCGTCGGTCCACTACAAAATTTCCGAAGGTCATTTGATCGCCATCTGTAATGCTGTTGGCCTCCCAGAGCCCACTGTCACCTGGAGCAACTTGTTCAATTCTACTCCTAAACAGGAGACAGTCAAGCACATCAATGGGATGGTGTCCATCACCAGTAAACTGGAGATCTACAACACTCAGAACATCGCTTCGCAGGACTTGACCTGCAGAATAagcaatgcaaatgaaaaaatagaattgcctgtgaaaatgaaaggag aagaGGGATCTTCGTGGCTTTGGCTGGTGATTATTGTGGTGATTTTAGTTGTCATCATAGTTCTGATTCTGATCATGCTGCGCTGGAGGAAGACGATATGCAGGAGGGGTTGA
- the LOC129200959 gene encoding OX-2 membrane glycoprotein-like isoform X2 — protein MTLRALILCLACAGFGKANVVPQAKQRNVTVGHNVTLSCTLTEPQDVLQVTWQKNSGKSHYDNIATYSIAKGLKIHEPYQDRMNFTSLVLNETSITFWDTRMEDSGCYTCLFNVFPLGSFSGRTCLNVFGLNASVHYKISEGHLIAICNAVGLPEPTVTWSNLFNSTPKQETVKHINGMVSITSKLEIYNTQNIASQDLTCRISNANEKIELPVKMKGEEGSSWLWLVIIVVILVVIIVLILIMLRWRKTICRRG, from the exons atgaCTCTCCGAGCTCTGATTTTGTGTCTGGCTTGTGCTGGGTTTGGAAAGGCAAATG TGGTTCCGCAGGCTAAACAGAGAAATGTGACGGTAGGCCACAATGTGACTCTCAGCTGTACCCTGACAGAACCCCAGGATGTTCTGCAAGTGACATGGCAAAAGAACTCTGGAAAATCACACTATGATAATATAGCTACGTACAGTATCGCAAAAGGATTAAAGATTCATGAGCCCTATCAAGACCGAATGAATTTCACAAGTCTGGTACTCAATGAGACAAGCATCACTTTCTGGGACACTAGAATGGAAGATTCAGGTTGCTACACGTGCCTCTTCAATGTTTTCCCTTTGGGCTCCTTCTCAGGACGTACCTGTCTGAACGTCTTTG GTCTCAATGCGTCGGTCCACTACAAAATTTCCGAAGGTCATTTGATCGCCATCTGTAATGCTGTTGGCCTCCCAGAGCCCACTGTCACCTGGAGCAACTTGTTCAATTCTACTCCTAAACAGGAGACAGTCAAGCACATCAATGGGATGGTGTCCATCACCAGTAAACTGGAGATCTACAACACTCAGAACATCGCTTCGCAGGACTTGACCTGCAGAATAagcaatgcaaatgaaaaaatagaattgcctgtgaaaatgaaaggag aagaGGGATCTTCGTGGCTTTGGCTGGTGATTATTGTGGTGATTTTAGTTGTCATCATAGTTCTGATTCTGATCATGCTGCGCTGGAGGAAGACGATATGCAGGAGGGGTTGA